The Algoriphagus halophilus sequence CTTGCAGGACTGGAATAAATCGGCTGGTTGACCGGCTCTTTATTTTCATATTTATAGGTATTCGCATCTACCACATAATGGTCATTGTTCCAGCTAACGTTAGTTTGGAAATTACCGCGATTCGAATTGGAGACGGTCGATGCGTTATGAAGCTGACCATCTATGTAATCTGCTTTTTGTAGAAAATCTACATGAACTCTTCCAAAAAACCAGAAATCTACCAGGCTGTTGATCTCAAATTTTGTCTCATTTGGACTTTCAATCTTTTGGGCTGTCATACCTCCAATTCGGAAACCTGCGACCACAATATCATAGTTTTGACTGATAGTCGATTCCTGTCCCCATACGGAAGATGAAAGGAATAGGAATAATAGCAGTGATATATATGCTTTAGAAAATGTGAGATTGAACGGCATTCTTAAGAACAAAAGGGTTTAACTGGTTATTTTGACTGAGGGTGCAAAAGTCTTTCTTTTACTTTCATCCAATCTTCTAAATAATCTACGTCAGAAAGCGTTGGCAATAAATCAAAAGAAATATGATGAGTAGTTAGATAGTCGGATGTTTGCTTGAAAACTTCTGGACTGCTCCAGGGAATATCGTAAAATAGTCCTGAAATAAAACGCTTCATACCTAAAAGATAATAGCCCCCATCTTTGGCAGGGCCAATCACTACGTCTGAATTTTCCAGCTTTTCAAAGGCCTTCTCAATAATATCTTGGGTAATTTCAGCACAATCCGTTCCAATAATTAATAGACAATCAAAACCATTTTCAAATTGATCTTTGAAAGCATCCCCCATTTTTTGCCCTAAATCACCAGAAGACTGAATAAAAAGTTGGTAATCCTTACCAGTCTGGTGATTGTTCTCCTCATAATCTGAATAATACAACAACTTGTTGCATGCCAAATGTTCTACTTGTTGGTGCGTATAATCCACCAATACCCGGTAAATTTCCAATGCTTCTTGGTCCCCAACCATTTCAGCGATACGGGACTTTACTTTACCAGCTATTAAATTCTTTTGAAATATTATTATTCCTTTTTCCATCAAATCAAATTAAATCCTCCAGCCCATTCAAACTTATATACTAGATAACCAAGGACCCGAAAGATATGTTCTAATTATTAATTCTTAACAATTCCAAAGTTTTGGTTCCGGAATTGTTCTTATTCAACCCCCTTATTAACTACGTTTTGAATGGGGATATCGGATGCATAGAACCTATTTTCAAATAAAAATTCAATTAGGTGAACGTAACTATTTTGTGAGACGTTTTAAGATTAAATCAATTTTCAATAGCTTAAATTATTTTCAAAATGGCATTACGACTAGGAGATGTTGCACCAAATTTTACCGCGGAAACATCTGAAGGAACAATCGATTTTTATGAGTATCTGGGAGATGGTTGGGGGATTTTATTTTCTCACCCAGCTGATTATACTCCAGTATGTACGACGGAATTAGGCACAGTAGCAAAGCTTAAAAATGAGTTTGAAAAGAGAAATACTAAGGTGATGGCTTTAAGTGTCGATGGGTTAGAAAGCCATAAAGGATGGATCTCTGATATCAATGAGACGCAACATACGGAAGTCAATTTTCCGATCATCGCTGATGAAGACAAAAAGATTTCTACCCTTTACGATATGATTCATCCAAATTCCAATGAGAATTTCACGGTGAGATCTGTTTTTGTGATTGGGGACGATAAAAAAATCAAATTGATCATCACCTACCCCGCAAGTACTGGAAGGAATTTTGATGAACTCTTGCGCGTGATTGATTCCCTTCAATTAACGGCGAACTATTCCGTTGCCACACCAGCGAACTGGAAACAAGGAGAAGATGTAGTAATCGCACCGGCAATAAAAAATGAGGATATTCCAGCTAAATTTCCTAAAGGACACAAAGTGATTAAACCTTATTTGAGAACCACGCCTCAACCGGATTTATAAGCAAAAAAGGGGGATGTTAAATCCCCCTTTTTTTATGATCTAATGGTATCAATTAATCCTGTGGTAAACTGAATCATTTTTTTGATTTGATCAAAATCTCCTTTTTGAACCAAATCTTTTCTAAACAATTGAGACCCCATTCCTACACAGCAGACCCCAGCATCAAACCAGGACTTTAAGCTTTCGGCAGTAGGTTCCACTCCCCCTGTAGGTATTAATTCAATTTTTGGCAACACTGCATGAACTGCCTTCACAAAATCGGTCCCGAGTATATTTGCGGGATATATTTTCACCAGCTCTGCTCCTAGCTCCTGCGCAAAATACACTTCGGAAACTGTGCCACATCCCGGAATCCATGGGATATCCAAATTCTTACAAAACTCGCCCAGTTTAGGGTTCATTACCGGGGCGACAATAAATTCAGCTCCCATATCCAGAAATACTTCAGCTTGTTTTGGTTCGTAGATAGTTCCTACACCTAAACTTAGTCCAGGCATTTGATCAGCAGCTTTTCTAAGAGCAGGGAAAATTGATTTTGCCTCAGCTCCACGGTCCACCATTT is a genomic window containing:
- a CDS encoding peroxiredoxin codes for the protein MALRLGDVAPNFTAETSEGTIDFYEYLGDGWGILFSHPADYTPVCTTELGTVAKLKNEFEKRNTKVMALSVDGLESHKGWISDINETQHTEVNFPIIADEDKKISTLYDMIHPNSNENFTVRSVFVIGDDKKIKLIITYPASTGRNFDELLRVIDSLQLTANYSVATPANWKQGEDVVIAPAIKNEDIPAKFPKGHKVIKPYLRTTPQPDL
- a CDS encoding DUF6134 family protein; this encodes MPFNLTFSKAYISLLLFLFLSSSVWGQESTISQNYDIVVAGFRIGGMTAQKIESPNETKFEINSLVDFWFFGRVHVDFLQKADYIDGQLHNASTVSNSNRGNFQTNVSWNNDHYVVDANTYKYENKEPVNQPIYSSPARLYFEEPNDGDILLSENFGLITTVVEDEPGVYSLEVNGNTNTFYYEDGILQKVVLENSIKNYVIRRSDD
- a CDS encoding beta/alpha barrel domain-containing protein is translated as MRNPSPFIKRMYAAGVMPIFFTPDETKCLQMLEVAYEGGIRVIEMVDRGAEAKSIFPALRKAADQMPGLSLGVGTIYEPKQAEVFLDMGAEFIVAPVMNPKLGEFCKNLDIPWIPGCGTVSEVYFAQELGAELVKIYPANILGTDFVKAVHAVLPKIELIPTGGVEPTAESLKSWFDAGVCCVGMGSQLFRKDLVQKGDFDQIKKMIQFTTGLIDTIRS
- a CDS encoding TIGR04282 family arsenosugar biosynthesis glycosyltransferase, which encodes MEKGIIIFQKNLIAGKVKSRIAEMVGDQEALEIYRVLVDYTHQQVEHLACNKLLYYSDYEENNHQTGKDYQLFIQSSGDLGQKMGDAFKDQFENGFDCLLIIGTDCAEITQDIIEKAFEKLENSDVVIGPAKDGGYYLLGMKRFISGLFYDIPWSSPEVFKQTSDYLTTHHISFDLLPTLSDVDYLEDWMKVKERLLHPQSK